A stretch of Usitatibacter palustris DNA encodes these proteins:
- a CDS encoding class I SAM-dependent methyltransferase, translating into MNDELEFTGERFIPGVKGEIWVEHWHRYHFASRWVAGKRVLDMACGEGYGSALLARGAEHVTGADISEQAIAHARAAYAKVSNLEFANASCAKLPWPDASFDVAVTFETIEHIDTQEAFMDELARVLKPDGVLVMSCPNKSEYSDRRNFKNEFHVKELYRAELAKLVGDRFPEVSWYGQRPSFFSVIAPENGTAHSGELFEVSEAHPQEASPALGAPLYFVVIASRRRVSIALPPAVSVFSDLDDWVHKDYEKVMKWLEQSAAHGQALTVQLAQRDADAAQLRAAVESLRAERAWAQATSDTALAQRDARIAEAQAALAARDAEVRRRGGLRWWLKLPFVRFGLMKDDADGGPRT; encoded by the coding sequence ATGAACGACGAACTCGAGTTCACCGGCGAGCGCTTCATTCCCGGAGTGAAGGGCGAGATCTGGGTCGAGCACTGGCATCGCTACCACTTCGCCTCGCGCTGGGTCGCGGGCAAGCGCGTGCTCGACATGGCTTGCGGCGAAGGCTATGGCTCGGCGCTGCTCGCGCGCGGTGCCGAGCACGTGACAGGTGCGGACATTTCCGAGCAGGCGATCGCGCACGCCCGCGCCGCGTACGCGAAGGTTTCCAACCTCGAGTTCGCCAACGCGAGCTGCGCGAAGCTGCCCTGGCCCGACGCGAGCTTCGATGTCGCGGTCACGTTCGAGACGATCGAGCACATCGACACGCAGGAAGCCTTCATGGACGAGCTCGCACGCGTGTTGAAGCCCGACGGCGTGCTGGTGATGTCGTGCCCCAACAAGAGCGAGTACAGCGACCGCCGGAACTTCAAGAACGAGTTCCACGTGAAGGAGCTCTACCGCGCCGAGCTCGCGAAGCTCGTCGGCGATCGCTTCCCCGAGGTGAGCTGGTACGGCCAGCGTCCGAGTTTCTTTTCGGTGATCGCGCCGGAAAACGGCACGGCGCATTCGGGCGAGTTGTTCGAAGTCTCCGAAGCGCATCCGCAGGAGGCCTCTCCGGCTCTCGGCGCCCCGCTCTATTTCGTGGTGATCGCAAGCCGCAGGCGTGTGTCCATCGCCCTGCCGCCGGCGGTCTCGGTGTTCTCCGACCTCGACGACTGGGTCCACAAGGACTACGAGAAGGTCATGAAGTGGCTCGAGCAGTCGGCTGCCCACGGCCAGGCGCTCACCGTGCAGCTCGCGCAACGCGATGCCGACGCGGCGCAACTGCGCGCGGCCGTGGAATCGCTGCGCGCCGAGCGAGCCTGGGCGCAGGCCACGAGCGACACCGCGCTCGCGCAACGCGATGCGCGCATTGCGGAGGCCCAGGCGGCGCTCGCCGCCCGCGACGCGGAAGTGCGTCGCCGCGGCGGCTTGCGTTGGTGGCTGAAGCTCCCCTTCGTCCGCTTCGGATTGATGAAGGACGACGCGGACGGTGGCCCCAGGACTTAA
- a CDS encoding glycosyltransferase family 2 protein: MREIDLSIVAYQPDFALLRQLLSSLAEPLDPPARLNVLIHDNSPDPEVTARLKALPELQPGGAFTRIDVQHSGANVGFGCGHNANAARGTAPLFFVLNQDCILEPGAIAILLGHVATDPANVAAWELRQIPYEHPKAYDPVTMETPWTSGAATLYRRAAYDDANGYDEHFFMYGEDVDLSWRLRAKGWKLRYVPRAGIVHRTYSTPDEVKPRQAAGGVFASLSLRARFGSPGRIAEGFAMLFAELTRRRSYPGRRRSLLAAYLRYLWHAPHFLLTRVKANEHFRPHFAGWGYEIRREGAFHELRSWRDVPVRATPLVSILIRTVNRQALLREALASCANQTWPNLEVVVIEDGPAFSRAVVDEFRDRLNIRYKATGERVGRAHAGNLAMAEARGEWLNFLDDDDLFFADHVEVLVESVQRTGLKGAYSLAWETHTEFVDASRAVYEEVLHVTRHQQRFDRLILWHHNYLPIQAVLFHRSLFEKLGGFAEDMDQLEDWNLWTRYTLENDFVLVEKTTSKYRVPAAARVAAERQALLDRAYEDALERQRALALTLSPRAISEMADAYVRSQAVMMVTRNDLRRFVGSHKWLASIASWRQPAKEWLRRRRIVR, encoded by the coding sequence ATGCGCGAAATTGACCTGAGCATCGTCGCGTACCAGCCCGACTTCGCTCTCCTGCGCCAGCTCCTGTCGAGCCTCGCCGAGCCGCTCGATCCGCCCGCGCGCCTGAACGTCCTCATCCACGACAACAGTCCGGATCCCGAAGTGACTGCCCGCCTGAAAGCGCTGCCGGAGCTGCAGCCGGGCGGCGCCTTCACGCGCATCGACGTGCAGCATTCGGGGGCGAACGTGGGGTTCGGCTGCGGCCACAACGCGAACGCCGCGCGCGGAACGGCGCCGCTCTTCTTCGTGCTCAACCAGGATTGCATCCTCGAGCCGGGCGCGATCGCGATCCTGCTCGGGCACGTCGCCACCGACCCGGCCAACGTCGCCGCGTGGGAGCTGCGCCAGATTCCGTATGAGCATCCCAAGGCCTATGACCCGGTGACGATGGAAACGCCGTGGACAAGCGGCGCCGCAACGCTTTATCGCCGTGCGGCCTACGACGACGCGAACGGCTACGACGAACACTTCTTCATGTATGGCGAGGACGTGGATCTTTCGTGGCGGCTGCGTGCGAAGGGCTGGAAGCTGCGCTATGTCCCGCGCGCGGGCATCGTCCACCGCACGTATTCGACGCCCGACGAAGTGAAGCCCCGGCAAGCCGCGGGCGGCGTGTTCGCGAGCCTGAGCCTGCGCGCGCGCTTCGGGAGCCCCGGCCGCATCGCCGAGGGTTTCGCGATGCTGTTCGCGGAGCTCACGAGACGCCGTTCCTATCCGGGGCGACGCCGAAGCCTGCTCGCCGCGTACCTGCGCTACCTCTGGCACGCGCCGCATTTTCTGCTCACGCGCGTGAAGGCCAACGAGCACTTCCGCCCGCACTTCGCGGGGTGGGGCTACGAAATCCGCCGCGAAGGCGCTTTCCACGAGCTGCGTTCGTGGCGCGACGTGCCGGTACGCGCGACGCCGCTCGTGTCGATCCTCATTCGCACGGTCAATCGCCAGGCGCTGTTGCGCGAGGCGCTCGCCTCCTGCGCGAACCAGACGTGGCCCAACCTCGAAGTCGTGGTGATCGAGGATGGCCCCGCGTTCTCGCGCGCGGTGGTCGACGAGTTCCGCGATCGCCTCAACATCCGCTACAAGGCCACCGGCGAGCGCGTCGGCCGCGCACACGCGGGCAACCTCGCCATGGCCGAAGCGCGCGGCGAGTGGCTCAACTTCCTCGACGACGACGATCTGTTCTTCGCCGATCACGTCGAGGTGCTGGTGGAATCGGTGCAGCGCACCGGCCTCAAGGGCGCGTACTCGCTCGCGTGGGAAACCCACACAGAGTTCGTCGATGCCTCGCGTGCCGTGTATGAAGAGGTGCTGCACGTCACCCGCCACCAGCAGCGCTTCGACCGCCTGATCCTGTGGCATCACAACTATCTCCCGATCCAAGCCGTGCTCTTCCATCGCAGCCTCTTCGAGAAGCTCGGCGGATTCGCCGAGGACATGGACCAGCTCGAAGACTGGAACCTGTGGACGCGCTACACGCTGGAGAACGACTTCGTGCTCGTGGAGAAAACGACCTCGAAGTACCGCGTGCCCGCCGCCGCGCGCGTCGCGGCGGAGCGCCAGGCGCTGCTCGATCGCGCCTACGAAGATGCGCTCGAGCGCCAGCGCGCGCTCGCCCTCACGTTGTCGCCGCGTGCGATCTCCGAGATGGCCGACGCGTACGTGCGCAGCCAGGCGGTGATGATGGTCACTCGGAACGACCTCCGCCGTTTTGTGGGCTCGCACAAATGGCTCGCGAGCATCGCTTCCTGGCGCCAGCCCGCGAAGGAATGGCTGCGCCGCCGCCGGATCGTGCGATGA
- the dapC gene encoding succinyldiaminopimelate transaminase, giving the protein MNRRLRLLQPYPFEKLRVLLAGARPPADLAPINISIGEPQHPTPAFLKDALAANAAGLSRYPLTRGLPELREAVAAWLAKRHGVAIDAATQVLPVAGSREALFSFAQATLDHDDRDSLVLCPNPFYQIYEGATLLGGATPYYVNALASRGFRPDWAGVPEDVWKRTRLLFTCSPNNPNGRVMPLDEWRELFALSDRYGFTIVSDECYSEIYFDESAPPLGALAAAYQLGRDTFERLVAVGSLSKRSNAPGLRSGFAAGDAALLEDFALYRTYHGTALSNTVQLASAAAWKDERHVAENRRLYREKFAAFYELVNPVLPLAMPEAAFYFWAAVPGDDEAFARELFEQAHVTVLPGSYLSRDAHGVNPGRGHIRIALVSTVDDAVEAGRRIRDFARQWAPAHAGAVR; this is encoded by the coding sequence GTGAATCGGCGCCTGCGTCTACTCCAGCCCTACCCCTTCGAAAAGCTCCGCGTGTTGCTGGCCGGCGCGCGTCCGCCCGCGGACCTCGCGCCGATCAACATCTCCATCGGCGAGCCGCAGCACCCCACACCCGCGTTCCTGAAGGACGCCCTTGCGGCAAACGCCGCCGGCCTCTCGCGGTATCCGCTCACGCGCGGCTTGCCCGAGCTGCGCGAAGCGGTGGCCGCGTGGCTCGCGAAGCGCCATGGCGTAGCGATCGATGCGGCCACGCAAGTGCTTCCGGTCGCGGGCAGCCGCGAGGCGCTCTTCTCCTTCGCGCAGGCCACGCTCGATCACGACGATCGGGATTCGCTGGTGCTTTGCCCGAATCCGTTCTACCAAATCTACGAAGGCGCGACGCTGCTCGGAGGTGCCACACCGTACTACGTGAACGCGCTCGCCTCGCGCGGCTTCCGTCCCGACTGGGCGGGCGTCCCCGAGGACGTGTGGAAGCGCACGCGGCTCCTCTTCACCTGCTCGCCCAACAACCCGAACGGCCGCGTGATGCCGCTCGACGAGTGGCGCGAGCTGTTCGCGCTCTCCGACCGCTACGGCTTCACGATCGTCTCCGACGAGTGCTACAGCGAAATCTACTTCGACGAGTCCGCGCCGCCGCTGGGCGCCCTCGCCGCCGCCTACCAGCTGGGCCGCGACACCTTCGAGCGCCTGGTCGCGGTGGGCTCGCTCTCGAAGCGCTCGAACGCGCCGGGCCTGCGCTCGGGATTCGCCGCGGGCGATGCGGCACTCCTCGAGGACTTCGCGCTGTATCGCACCTATCACGGCACGGCGCTCAGCAACACCGTGCAGCTCGCCTCGGCCGCCGCGTGGAAGGACGAACGCCACGTCGCCGAGAACCGGCGCCTCTATCGCGAGAAGTTCGCGGCGTTCTACGAGCTCGTGAATCCCGTGCTGCCGCTCGCGATGCCCGAGGCGGCGTTCTATTTCTGGGCTGCCGTGCCCGGTGACGACGAAGCATTCGCGCGCGAGCTCTTCGAGCAAGCGCACGTCACCGTGCTGCCCGGCAGCTATTTGTCCCGCGATGCACACGGCGTGAACCCCGGGAGGGGCCACATCCGCATCGCCCTGGTCTCCACCGTCGACGACGCCGTCGAAGCCGGCCGGAGGATTCGAGATTTCGCCCGCCAATGGGCACCCGCACACGCAGGAGCCGTGAGATGA